The Corynebacterium sphenisci DSM 44792 genome includes the window CCCGAAGTTCGCCGACCGCGACGGCGGCTACACCCGGATCATCAAGCTGGGTAACCGCAAGGGCGACAACGCCCCGATCTCGCTCATCGCCCTGGTCGACGAGGAGACCGTGAGCACCGAGGCCACCCGCGCCACCCGCGCCGCCGCCTCCAAGGCCGCCCAGGCCGAGGAGCCCGCCGAGGCCGAGGACGCCCCCGAGGTCGAGGCCGAGGAGGCCACCGACGCCGAGGCCGTCGCCGAGGCCGAGGAGGCCGAGGAGGCCGCCGCCGACGCCGGCGAGGCCGAGGAGAAGTAGCGCCGGCGCCGCCGGCCCCGCCGGCGGCCATGGCGCCCGAGGGGCCCCGCCCCGGGATCCGACGCGGATTCCGGGGCGGGGCCCCTCGGCGATCCCGGTACCCTGTGGACGTGATCCGCCTGCGCCTCGACCTCGCCTACGACGGCACCGACTTCCACGGCTGGGCCGCCCAACCCGGCCAGGGCCTGCGCACCGTGCAGGCCACCGTGGAGGAGGCCCTCGCCCTGGTGCTGCGCACCCCGGTCCGGCTCACCGTCGCCGGGCGCACCGACGCCGGGGTGCACGCCTCCGGGCAGGTCGCCCACGTGGACGTGCCCGCCGCCGCGCTGGACCAGCGCTCCCTCGGCGGGGACCCGGCCCGGCTGGTGCGCCGGCTGGCCCGGCTGCTGCCCGCCGACGTCACCGTGCGCGGCTGCGCCGCGGCCCCGGCGGGCTTCGACGCGCGCTTCTCCGCGCTGCGCCGGCGCTACCGCTACCGGGTCAGCTGCGACCCGGCGGGGCCGCTGCCCACCCGGGCCCGGGACACCGCGCACCACCGCCGGCCGGTGGACCCGGCGCTGCTCGACGCCGCCGCCGAGGTGCTCGTCGGCCTGCACGACTTCGCCGCCTTCTGCCGGCCCCGGC containing:
- the rplQ gene encoding 50S ribosomal protein L17, with the translated sequence MPKPKKGARLGGSASHQRKILANLAKQLFEHGQIKTTDTKAKLLRPYAEKLITKAKRGTLADRRNAAKLLNDNFAVQQLFDVVGPKFADRDGGYTRIIKLGNRKGDNAPISLIALVDEETVSTEATRATRAAASKAAQAEEPAEAEDAPEVEAEEATDAEAVAEAEEAEEAAADAGEAEEK
- the truA gene encoding tRNA pseudouridine(38-40) synthase TruA produces the protein MIRLRLDLAYDGTDFHGWAAQPGQGLRTVQATVEEALALVLRTPVRLTVAGRTDAGVHASGQVAHVDVPAAALDQRSLGGDPARLVRRLARLLPADVTVRGCAAAPAGFDARFSALRRRYRYRVSCDPAGPLPTRARDTAHHRRPVDPALLDAAAEVLVGLHDFAAFCRPRPHSTTIRDLQVFRWRDASTAEEPALYEAEVVADAFCWSMVRSLVGACLATAEGRRARGFTAELLGERARSPRVPVAPARGLTLVGVDYPPEAELAERAAATRGLRALPGEGPR